A single window of Archangium gephyra DNA harbors:
- a CDS encoding PilC/PilY family type IV pilus protein → MRFNTATHTLRRLSGRRVGLLLGLVTAGAVGLLAGPGLSGEVPVPGEAACCTSATALGDAMIHTPTGGDKDFFAVPSGPANAIFLLSNYESMQEYAEYLPEVGDTTKTGCSDPALVAAMSWVDIQSADPKRNGATPIDPDPDFHPSSVQFFDPGKYYNSRGWRLALNGWDWPYTLESDYRSTVGSADLDSICYPHTGWDPNSAIHKECRQCLLTKGWWRGSLHSEPSDPKLPNAARRKWLLSGRVLNVRPPKFVVARKVLKDVISTADNLRMGVAIFGKDRGWYDPPELLQPLRPACNESHPILVESALMRSEMLKSINRVSFNHYERSIGEALFGLGGYYSSQAVDSRWTKWFTNPISPGFGWPGGWNGGTDRDPITLMEGNSWGYDSVEWHKPGQSWEAGGQQRSVCFSCQANSVIVLTDGAPKFDNSVPVTRMMELLLANKATHPDGTLLTFDPSDPRNNTKPGGVNYCDKFGATKEDCDYANWPTGFAKTNKNFMDDVAFFLSHTDLRDDMEGEQSVRTYTIGYGDNSPMLQSIAMAGKGEFYRVNNPTELRDALMAAIDNIKEVSTSFGAANISGVQAGGMQSSVYVPRFIPRRDQPYEGHLYRFFFYNEFTQGCEPAKARSSGGDTRDLNRDKDCEDTFFLDKPAGLVVTPGSMPSSVDAFGFSAANIIQENAEGRWVKVSTATVNAEGRLEGGEPAQPFWDVAETLGQRSASDSCNPDDPAGGRCVFTLIDRNKDGRFDSEDNPPVAFEVAQRDKLKSYLLAAGDGFCMPLFARLKKAWVGTAEQQLECVDTLIRFVRGADVFDLDGDENRTEGQPCADNDKKSCKLADIFHSSPVLVDQPIEPFLCTLGLSTQCVSTLYEDFSSTVASEALCSSPGAPKPCYRATSMEPRSGSPGYRYGAYDKFREQTRARPRVVLVGSNGGMLHAIHAGKVLSRAKAGPLDDVFDLGTGQELWAFIPPDLLPKLGMMMNGHEYFVDGTPMVRDIWADGAGTRPGVKEPEEYHTLAILSERSGGQRFLALDVTDPLEMLKPDGKPFRWMFPNACEPEAATMGQTWANFAPKPPPIGPVRIAADNDRGWDERWVAVLNGGYSADLSRGRGVYMVDAWTGQKLWSAEAKRGTSATGQDYKDEVIHRMMPVVASPAMVDLGKGEDIRMDMDGFFDTMVVGDLGGQVWTFRFHTPGTPGNGGLISNWYGARSLEIAREDVSGFDAPRNTWKKTPFFHIASNVRQPDTGWLRSYLGSGDRQNLRDKEDTSCGPDNLLACIRMKCDVRAEYQAHLNGQLRTTLLRYDNGVLVEDSGSSSVTGQHACSSARMELTGLTIQCDNATALGSGSYRYPAAGAASTDAECSGSGTMWSCSQARLSTDSHGDLKLGSDADLVPRNRYYGFVSYGGAKRSFRSEPEAIAFDKRRITDIPFTCEPGVQCSLVDVTIPDNAYANYLGPDGKTVRYLPASKLASLARGTTEGPGWFIQYDSLTEKTAAGSSVLGGVVFWPSFNPPTASPTSACKLGGAGDTGRSWQADVITGLPDQSEGFRLNDEKGALLGYLPNKSRAVFAPPPEPASVISMSKTGGIRFQVAITGPGEQPTTETLRTRNNVTPDVSWMVVPRNLHQCRHVDDRDCFPSEPSEPSEP, encoded by the coding sequence TTGCGCTTCAACACAGCGACACACACCCTCCGGCGGCTGAGCGGCCGCCGGGTGGGTCTTCTCTTGGGGCTGGTGACCGCCGGAGCCGTGGGGCTCCTGGCCGGGCCGGGCCTCTCGGGCGAAGTGCCCGTGCCTGGCGAGGCCGCGTGCTGCACGAGCGCCACGGCCCTGGGCGACGCGATGATTCACACGCCCACCGGAGGCGACAAGGACTTCTTCGCGGTCCCCTCCGGCCCGGCCAACGCCATCTTCCTGCTGAGCAACTACGAATCCATGCAGGAGTACGCCGAGTACCTGCCCGAGGTGGGTGACACCACCAAGACGGGCTGCTCGGACCCGGCGCTCGTCGCCGCCATGAGCTGGGTGGACATCCAGAGCGCGGATCCCAAGCGCAACGGCGCCACGCCCATCGATCCGGATCCGGACTTCCACCCGTCGAGCGTCCAGTTCTTCGATCCGGGCAAGTACTACAACTCGCGCGGCTGGCGCCTGGCGCTGAACGGGTGGGACTGGCCGTACACGCTCGAGTCGGACTACCGCAGCACGGTGGGCTCCGCGGATCTGGACTCCATCTGCTATCCGCACACCGGGTGGGATCCCAACTCGGCCATCCACAAGGAGTGCAGGCAGTGCCTGCTGACGAAGGGGTGGTGGCGGGGGAGCCTGCACAGCGAGCCGTCGGATCCGAAGCTGCCCAACGCGGCCCGGCGCAAGTGGCTGCTCAGCGGCCGCGTGCTCAACGTGCGTCCGCCCAAGTTCGTGGTGGCGCGCAAGGTGCTCAAGGACGTCATCTCCACGGCGGACAACCTGCGCATGGGCGTGGCCATCTTCGGCAAGGACCGCGGCTGGTATGATCCGCCGGAGCTCCTCCAGCCGCTGCGGCCGGCCTGCAACGAGTCGCACCCCATCCTGGTCGAGTCGGCGCTCATGCGCTCGGAGATGTTGAAGTCCATCAACCGGGTGAGCTTCAACCACTACGAGCGCTCCATCGGCGAGGCCCTGTTCGGCCTGGGCGGCTACTACTCGTCGCAGGCGGTGGATTCGCGGTGGACGAAGTGGTTCACCAACCCCATCTCGCCCGGCTTCGGCTGGCCGGGAGGCTGGAACGGTGGCACGGACCGGGATCCCATCACCCTCATGGAGGGCAACAGCTGGGGCTACGACAGCGTCGAGTGGCACAAGCCGGGGCAGAGCTGGGAGGCGGGCGGCCAGCAGCGCTCCGTCTGTTTCTCCTGCCAGGCCAACTCGGTGATCGTGCTCACGGATGGAGCGCCCAAGTTCGACAACTCGGTGCCCGTCACGAGGATGATGGAGCTTCTGCTGGCCAACAAGGCGACGCACCCGGACGGCACGCTGCTCACGTTCGACCCGAGCGATCCGCGCAACAACACGAAGCCGGGTGGCGTGAACTACTGCGACAAGTTCGGCGCCACGAAGGAGGACTGCGACTACGCGAACTGGCCCACGGGCTTCGCGAAGACGAACAAGAACTTCATGGACGACGTGGCCTTCTTCCTGTCGCACACGGACTTGCGCGACGACATGGAGGGCGAGCAGTCCGTGCGCACGTACACCATCGGCTACGGCGACAACAGCCCGATGCTCCAGAGCATCGCGATGGCGGGCAAGGGCGAGTTCTACCGGGTGAACAACCCCACCGAGCTGCGCGACGCCCTCATGGCGGCCATCGACAACATCAAGGAGGTGTCCACGTCGTTCGGCGCCGCCAACATCTCCGGCGTGCAGGCCGGGGGGATGCAGTCCTCGGTGTACGTGCCGCGCTTCATCCCGCGCCGCGATCAACCCTACGAGGGACACCTCTACCGCTTCTTCTTCTACAACGAGTTCACCCAGGGCTGTGAGCCGGCGAAGGCCCGGAGCTCGGGTGGGGACACGCGCGACCTCAACCGCGACAAGGACTGCGAGGACACCTTCTTCCTGGACAAGCCCGCGGGCCTGGTCGTGACACCGGGCTCGATGCCGTCGTCCGTCGACGCGTTCGGCTTCAGCGCGGCCAACATCATCCAGGAGAACGCCGAGGGCCGGTGGGTCAAGGTGTCCACGGCCACCGTCAACGCCGAGGGCCGGCTGGAAGGTGGCGAGCCCGCGCAGCCGTTCTGGGACGTGGCCGAGACGCTCGGCCAGCGCAGCGCGAGCGACTCGTGCAACCCCGATGATCCCGCTGGAGGCCGCTGCGTCTTCACCCTCATCGACAGGAACAAGGACGGCCGCTTCGACAGCGAGGACAACCCGCCCGTTGCCTTCGAGGTGGCCCAGCGCGACAAGCTCAAGAGCTACCTGCTGGCGGCCGGTGACGGCTTCTGCATGCCGCTCTTCGCCCGCCTGAAGAAGGCCTGGGTGGGCACGGCCGAGCAGCAGCTCGAGTGCGTCGACACCCTCATCCGCTTCGTCCGGGGCGCGGACGTGTTCGACCTCGATGGGGACGAGAACCGCACCGAGGGGCAGCCCTGCGCGGACAACGACAAGAAGTCCTGCAAGCTCGCGGACATCTTCCACTCCTCGCCGGTGTTGGTGGATCAGCCCATCGAGCCCTTCCTGTGCACCCTGGGGCTGAGCACGCAGTGCGTGTCCACGCTCTACGAGGACTTCTCCTCCACGGTGGCCTCCGAGGCCTTGTGCTCCTCGCCGGGCGCACCCAAGCCCTGCTACCGGGCCACGTCCATGGAGCCCAGGTCTGGCTCGCCCGGGTACAGGTACGGCGCCTATGACAAGTTCCGGGAGCAGACCCGCGCCCGCCCGCGTGTCGTGCTGGTGGGCTCCAACGGCGGCATGCTGCACGCCATCCACGCCGGCAAGGTGCTGAGCCGGGCCAAGGCAGGCCCCCTGGACGACGTCTTCGACCTGGGCACCGGACAGGAGCTGTGGGCCTTCATCCCGCCGGATCTGCTGCCCAAGCTGGGCATGATGATGAATGGCCACGAGTACTTCGTGGATGGCACGCCCATGGTCCGTGACATCTGGGCGGACGGCGCGGGCACCCGGCCGGGCGTCAAGGAGCCGGAGGAGTACCACACGCTCGCCATCCTCTCCGAGCGCTCGGGGGGCCAGCGCTTCCTCGCGCTGGACGTGACGGATCCACTCGAGATGTTGAAGCCGGACGGCAAGCCCTTCCGCTGGATGTTCCCCAACGCCTGCGAGCCCGAGGCCGCCACCATGGGACAGACGTGGGCCAACTTCGCGCCCAAGCCTCCGCCCATCGGTCCGGTGCGAATCGCGGCGGACAACGATCGGGGCTGGGACGAGCGGTGGGTCGCCGTGCTCAACGGTGGCTACAGCGCGGACCTGTCCCGAGGCCGTGGCGTGTACATGGTGGACGCCTGGACGGGCCAGAAGCTGTGGTCCGCGGAGGCGAAGCGCGGCACCTCCGCCACGGGTCAGGACTACAAGGACGAGGTCATCCACCGGATGATGCCCGTCGTGGCCTCTCCCGCCATGGTGGACCTCGGCAAGGGGGAGGACATCCGCATGGACATGGATGGCTTCTTCGACACCATGGTGGTGGGTGACCTGGGCGGCCAGGTGTGGACGTTCCGCTTCCACACGCCGGGTACTCCCGGCAACGGCGGCCTCATCTCCAACTGGTACGGCGCCCGCTCGCTGGAGATCGCCCGCGAGGACGTGTCCGGCTTCGACGCGCCTCGCAACACCTGGAAGAAGACGCCCTTCTTCCACATCGCCTCCAACGTCCGCCAGCCGGACACGGGCTGGCTGCGCAGCTACCTGGGCTCGGGAGACCGGCAGAACCTGCGCGACAAGGAGGACACCTCCTGTGGCCCGGACAACCTGCTGGCCTGCATCCGCATGAAGTGCGACGTGCGCGCCGAGTACCAGGCCCATCTCAACGGCCAGCTGCGCACCACCCTCCTCCGCTATGACAACGGCGTGCTGGTGGAGGACTCCGGCTCCTCGTCCGTCACGGGGCAGCATGCCTGCTCCTCCGCCCGCATGGAGCTGACCGGCCTCACCATCCAGTGCGACAACGCCACGGCCCTGGGCAGCGGCTCCTACCGCTACCCGGCGGCCGGTGCGGCCTCCACCGACGCCGAGTGTTCCGGCTCGGGGACAATGTGGTCGTGCAGCCAGGCCCGGCTGTCCACGGACTCGCACGGTGACCTGAAGCTGGGCTCGGACGCGGACCTGGTCCCGAGGAACCGCTACTACGGCTTCGTCTCGTACGGTGGCGCCAAACGCAGCTTCCGCAGCGAGCCCGAGGCCATCGCCTTCGACAAGCGGCGCATCACGGACATCCCCTTCACGTGCGAGCCGGGAGTGCAGTGCTCGCTCGTGGACGTCACCATTCCCGACAACGCCTATGCGAACTACCTGGGCCCGGACGGGAAGACGGTGCGCTACCTGCCCGCCAGCAAGCTGGCGTCGCTCGCGCGAGGCACCACCGAGGGACCCGGCTGGTTCATCCAGTACGACTCGCTGACGGAGAAGACGGCCGCCGGCTCGTCGGTGCTGGGCGGAGTCGTCTTCTGGCCCAGCTTCAACCCGCCCACGGCCAGCCCCACGTCGGCCTGCAAGCTGGGGGGCGCGGGTGACACCGGCCGCTCCTGGCAGGCGGACGTCATCACCGGCCTGCCGGATCAGTCCGAGGGCTTCCGGCTGAACGACGAGAAGGGCGCGCTGCTCGGGTACCTGCCCAACAAGTCGCGCGCGGTGTTCGCTCCACCCCCGGAGCCAGCGAGCGTCATCTCGATGTCCAAGACGGGCGGCATCCGCTTCCAGGTGGCGATCACGGGCCCGGGTGAGCAGCCCACCACCGAGACCCTCCGCACCCGGAACAACGTGACGCCGGATGTGTCTTGGATGGTGGTCCCCAGGAACCTGCACCAGTGCCGGCACGTGGACGACCGGGACTGCTTCCCCTCCGAGCCATCCGAGCCGTCCGAGCCCTGA
- a CDS encoding radical SAM protein, with product MTLAPKLLFADPKGRVMEHPYLLATLRSGEELVPPQDKPIPLPSAGRLVHLPGRLPVGIDPETGELELVREIKMNGKTFVPNAVGALLPPGYTRTFLPGEVKADGPVLPQWAYTAAAWGEDGPVAWAIHTDKRSHWDPEKYSTPELKKIVDAHLARFPGNRVLKQLTTCAMLYRCFTSQNIFYVRDEGAIPASVMCNARCVGCISDQPADGPPASHERMNDGPTGEEMGQIGLYHLEHAPGRTMVSFGQGCEGEPLTRWKFIAEAIRYMREHTSRGSININTNASLTKGLEALFDAGLDAIRVSLNSASKELYEAYYKPVKYGWEDVEASIALARERGAYLALNLLLFPGVTDREGEVKALERLVKKYKVDQVQTRSLCIDPIQYLEVARDKGAGGEPVGIRTLLRRLKAARPGLVIGNFARGLEERENAANTRR from the coding sequence ATGACTTTGGCACCGAAGCTGCTGTTCGCGGACCCGAAGGGGCGGGTGATGGAGCACCCCTATCTGCTGGCCACCCTGCGCAGCGGGGAGGAGCTCGTTCCCCCGCAGGACAAGCCCATCCCCCTGCCGTCCGCCGGGCGGCTCGTCCACCTGCCGGGCCGGCTGCCCGTGGGCATCGATCCCGAGACCGGGGAGCTGGAGCTGGTCCGCGAGATCAAGATGAATGGGAAGACCTTCGTGCCCAACGCGGTGGGCGCGCTGCTGCCTCCGGGCTACACGCGCACCTTCCTGCCCGGTGAGGTGAAGGCGGACGGTCCGGTGCTTCCGCAGTGGGCCTATACGGCCGCCGCCTGGGGCGAGGATGGCCCGGTGGCCTGGGCCATCCACACCGACAAGCGCTCGCACTGGGATCCGGAGAAGTACTCCACCCCCGAGCTGAAGAAGATCGTGGACGCGCACCTGGCGCGCTTCCCCGGCAACCGCGTGCTCAAGCAGCTCACCACGTGCGCGATGCTGTACCGGTGCTTCACCTCGCAGAACATCTTCTACGTGCGCGACGAGGGGGCCATCCCCGCCTCGGTGATGTGCAACGCGCGCTGCGTGGGGTGCATCTCGGATCAGCCGGCGGACGGGCCTCCCGCCTCGCACGAGCGCATGAATGACGGCCCCACCGGCGAGGAGATGGGGCAGATCGGCCTGTACCACCTGGAGCACGCGCCGGGCCGTACCATGGTCAGCTTCGGCCAGGGCTGCGAGGGCGAGCCGCTCACCCGGTGGAAGTTCATCGCCGAGGCCATCCGCTACATGCGCGAGCACACCTCGCGCGGCTCCATCAACATCAACACCAACGCGAGCCTCACCAAGGGACTCGAGGCGCTCTTCGACGCGGGGCTGGACGCCATCCGGGTGTCGCTCAACTCGGCGTCGAAGGAGCTCTACGAGGCCTACTACAAGCCGGTGAAGTACGGCTGGGAGGACGTGGAGGCCTCCATCGCCCTGGCGCGCGAGCGCGGTGCGTACCTCGCGCTCAACCTGCTGCTCTTCCCGGGCGTCACCGATCGCGAGGGCGAGGTGAAGGCCCTGGAGCGGTTGGTGAAGAAGTACAAGGTGGACCAGGTGCAGACGCGCTCGCTGTGCATCGACCCCATCCAGTACCTGGAGGTGGCGCGCGACAAGGGCGCGGGAGGCGAGCCCGTGGGCATCCGCACCCTGCTGCGCCGGCTCAAGGCGGCCCGGCCGGGGTTGGTCATCGGCAACTTCGCGCGCGGGCTCGAGGAGCGGGAGAACGCGGCCAACACCCGGAGGTAG
- the ald gene encoding alanine dehydrogenase, translating to MIVGVPKEIKTREYRVGMVPAGVRALTSAGHTVLVETNAGVGSGIPDSEYQRVGAQIVSSADEVWKRAEMIVKVKEPIAPEYERIQNGQIIYTYFHLSGVDPELTRTLVKKKASAVAYETIQLDDGSLPLLKPMSEVAGKMAIQVGAACLEKAHGGKGILLGGVPGVRRGRVTIIGGGVVGTCAAKVAVGMGAEVTILDVNLERLTYLDDVFLGRVATLASDTESIAKSVREADIVVGGVLIPGAAAPKLVSEALVAEMSPGSVVVDVAVDQGGCIETCVPTTHDNPTFVKHGVVHYCVANMPGAVPQTSTFALTNTTRPYARKIADLGLVEAIKADKALARGLNTYNGQVTYEAVAKDLGYSYMSIFDAIGAKGR from the coding sequence GTGATTGTCGGAGTCCCCAAGGAGATCAAGACCCGCGAGTACCGTGTCGGCATGGTTCCGGCGGGCGTTCGCGCCCTGACCAGCGCGGGCCACACGGTTCTGGTCGAGACGAACGCCGGCGTCGGCTCCGGCATCCCCGACTCGGAGTACCAGCGCGTTGGCGCGCAGATCGTCTCGAGCGCGGACGAGGTGTGGAAGCGCGCCGAGATGATCGTCAAGGTGAAGGAGCCCATCGCGCCCGAGTACGAGCGCATCCAGAACGGGCAGATCATCTACACCTACTTCCACCTGTCCGGCGTGGACCCCGAGCTCACGCGCACGCTGGTGAAGAAGAAGGCGTCCGCCGTGGCCTACGAGACCATCCAGCTGGATGACGGCTCGCTGCCGCTGCTCAAGCCGATGTCCGAGGTGGCCGGCAAGATGGCCATCCAGGTCGGCGCCGCGTGCCTGGAGAAGGCGCACGGGGGCAAGGGCATCCTGCTGGGTGGCGTGCCCGGCGTGCGCCGTGGCCGCGTCACCATCATCGGCGGTGGCGTGGTGGGCACCTGCGCGGCCAAGGTCGCCGTGGGCATGGGCGCCGAGGTCACCATCCTCGACGTCAACCTCGAGCGCCTCACCTACCTGGATGACGTGTTCCTCGGCCGCGTGGCCACGCTGGCCTCGGACACCGAGAGCATCGCCAAGAGCGTGCGCGAGGCGGACATCGTCGTCGGCGGCGTGCTCATCCCCGGCGCCGCGGCGCCCAAGCTCGTCTCCGAGGCCCTCGTGGCCGAGATGAGCCCCGGCTCCGTGGTGGTGGACGTGGCGGTGGACCAGGGCGGCTGCATCGAGACCTGCGTGCCCACCACCCACGACAACCCCACCTTCGTGAAGCACGGCGTGGTGCACTACTGCGTGGCCAACATGCCCGGCGCGGTGCCCCAGACGTCCACCTTCGCCCTCACCAACACCACCCGGCCCTACGCCCGGAAGATCGCCGACCTCGGCCTCGTCGAGGCCATCAAGGCCGACAAGGCCCTGGCCCGCGGCCTCAACACCTACAACGGCCAGGTCACCTACGAGGCCGTCGCCAAGGACCTCGGCTACAGCTACATGTCCATCTTCGACGCCATCGGCGCGAAGGGCCGGTAG
- a CDS encoding anti-sigma factor family protein, whose protein sequence is MTCQELDSILYPFLDGEFQPEERLEVEAHLTGCAECAQRVNMEVRMQQSLRRAARHAVESTRAPDALRARIQLGIHQEQRRDTQMWWLRASAAAVVVLMAGGTWMALRPEQRQRFVEDAARRHARQLPVEVAGNSHEHVEAWFNGKLDHRVSVPRLPDVRLSGARISNVTDRPAAYISYERNADKQGAPARRIGLFVFDDAKREVEAPPLPSVQVGSSHGYNVAVWRDEEIVYELVSDLDESDIRRMVAEQAAAKSRPSHPVSPDVAARPVALQR, encoded by the coding sequence ATGACCTGCCAGGAACTCGATTCCATCCTCTACCCGTTCCTCGACGGCGAGTTTCAGCCCGAGGAGCGGCTGGAAGTTGAAGCGCATCTCACCGGCTGTGCCGAGTGCGCGCAGCGGGTGAACATGGAGGTCCGGATGCAGCAGTCGCTGCGCCGGGCCGCGCGTCATGCGGTGGAGTCCACCCGCGCCCCGGACGCCCTGAGGGCGCGGATCCAGCTGGGCATCCACCAGGAGCAGCGCCGGGACACGCAAATGTGGTGGTTGCGCGCGAGCGCCGCGGCCGTGGTGGTGCTGATGGCCGGCGGCACGTGGATGGCGTTGCGGCCCGAGCAGCGCCAGCGCTTCGTGGAGGACGCCGCGCGCCGGCATGCCCGGCAGCTGCCGGTGGAGGTCGCGGGCAACTCGCACGAGCACGTGGAGGCCTGGTTCAACGGCAAGCTGGACCACCGTGTCTCCGTGCCCCGGTTGCCCGACGTGCGGCTGTCTGGCGCGCGCATCTCCAACGTGACGGATCGCCCCGCCGCGTACATCAGCTACGAGCGCAACGCGGACAAGCAGGGCGCGCCGGCCCGGCGCATCGGCCTGTTCGTCTTCGACGACGCCAAGCGCGAGGTCGAGGCCCCTCCCCTGCCCTCCGTGCAGGTGGGCTCCAGCCATGGGTACAACGTGGCGGTGTGGCGGGATGAGGAGATCGTCTACGAGCTCGTGAGCGACCTGGACGAATCGGACATCCGCCGCATGGTGGCCGAGCAGGCCGCGGCGAAGAGCCGGCCGTCGCATCCGGTCTCGCCGGACGTGGCCGCCCGGCCCGTGGCGCTACAGCGCTGA
- a CDS encoding sigma-70 family RNA polymerase sigma factor — MLDFRQNNRTKQEFEELALAHLDPLYSAALRLTKNERDAEDLVQDTCMRAYRFFDKFERGTNIKAWLFKILTNTFINRYRRKVKERSVVEGVEREAVHERFVSRDATDFAANPEQYFFDRLLSDDVLRAIDALPIDFRLVVILADLQEFSYKEIAEILECPVGTVMSRLFRGRKLLQKTLREYAQGSGVLRQEEPAQAANADGTAAAGSPTNLDDYRRRKKVG, encoded by the coding sequence ATGCTGGACTTCAGGCAGAACAACCGGACGAAGCAGGAATTCGAGGAACTGGCCCTGGCCCACCTCGACCCGCTATACTCCGCGGCCCTGAGGCTGACGAAGAATGAGCGGGACGCCGAGGACCTCGTGCAGGACACCTGCATGCGGGCCTACCGCTTCTTCGACAAGTTCGAGCGCGGCACCAACATCAAGGCCTGGCTCTTCAAGATTCTCACCAACACCTTCATCAACCGCTACCGGCGCAAGGTGAAGGAGCGCAGTGTGGTGGAAGGTGTGGAGCGCGAGGCGGTGCACGAGCGCTTCGTGAGCCGGGACGCGACGGACTTCGCGGCCAACCCCGAGCAGTACTTCTTCGATCGCCTCCTGTCGGATGATGTGTTGCGCGCCATCGACGCGCTGCCCATCGACTTCCGGCTGGTGGTCATCCTCGCGGACCTGCAGGAGTTCTCCTACAAGGAGATCGCGGAGATCCTCGAGTGTCCCGTGGGCACGGTGATGAGCCGGCTGTTCCGCGGACGCAAGCTGCTGCAGAAGACGCTGCGCGAGTACGCGCAGGGCTCTGGCGTGCTGCGTCAAGAGGAGCCCGCCCAGGCGGCGAACGCGGATGGCACGGCCGCCGCGGGTTCACCGACGAACCTCGATGATTATCGACGCAGGAAGAAGGTGGGGTAG
- a CDS encoding response regulator encodes MSKNILIVESDTALSANLRQALEARGFAVQETTDGKGSVEQIRRDRPELVVLAVDLSAGQNGYLICGKLKKDDDLKTTPIIIIGNPDGFAQHRKLKAHADDYVAKPVNADELVERAGNLIGFPELPAGEVVDDGLSLDGLGGLGDEPVQGEELAIEGEPLESHGEELALLDNPFGDSADDPPVTGSIEEPVEAPPELSSPEDDFSGLDGLGGSEDDNALDSLGMDSDKTVVGFMPPEPPPAPAPKPVPTPAPKPAPVTARPAPAPVTPARATPPAPAPTPRTAPTSAPAAPAMSAADAAELRNLRAKVLELEGALEDARGQTSTAETRVQELEAELETKSTELETAKASVGKNDSATLALREASNRKDREILRLKSELNQKEQEIVEQQDRLLALEQQANGATDEIARRDAELKTLKTKADQLMAERRRVEQQLNAAKEEARGATARATALQAEVEQYQAQSGEVEELRGRAEQLEAELAAARSEGDSWREELEAVKAQAGQEADELRKRITEMEEQVARNEDRVARLYTRIKSDEKLREKTKKALAIATQLLEEQPAAEDDEEAVA; translated from the coding sequence ATGTCCAAGAACATCCTGATCGTCGAAAGTGACACCGCCCTCTCCGCGAACCTGCGGCAGGCCCTGGAGGCCCGCGGCTTCGCGGTGCAGGAGACCACCGACGGCAAGGGCAGCGTGGAGCAGATCCGCCGTGATCGTCCCGAGCTGGTGGTGCTCGCGGTGGATCTCTCGGCCGGACAGAACGGCTATCTGATCTGCGGCAAGCTGAAGAAGGACGATGATCTCAAGACGACCCCGATCATCATCATCGGCAACCCGGACGGCTTCGCGCAGCACCGCAAGCTGAAGGCGCACGCGGACGACTACGTGGCCAAGCCGGTGAACGCCGACGAGCTGGTGGAGCGCGCCGGCAACCTGATCGGCTTCCCGGAGCTGCCCGCGGGCGAGGTCGTCGATGACGGCCTGAGCCTGGACGGGCTGGGCGGGCTGGGCGATGAGCCGGTGCAGGGCGAGGAGCTGGCCATCGAGGGCGAGCCGCTGGAGAGCCACGGCGAGGAGCTGGCGCTGCTGGACAACCCGTTCGGGGACAGCGCGGATGATCCGCCGGTGACGGGCAGCATCGAGGAGCCGGTGGAGGCCCCGCCGGAGCTGAGCTCGCCCGAGGACGACTTCTCCGGACTGGACGGCCTGGGCGGTAGCGAGGACGACAACGCGCTCGACTCGCTGGGCATGGACAGCGACAAGACGGTGGTGGGCTTCATGCCGCCGGAGCCCCCTCCGGCGCCGGCCCCGAAGCCCGTGCCCACCCCGGCCCCGAAGCCGGCTCCGGTGACGGCGCGGCCGGCGCCGGCGCCCGTGACGCCTGCCCGCGCCACGCCCCCGGCACCGGCCCCCACGCCCCGGACGGCTCCGACGAGCGCGCCCGCGGCTCCGGCCATGTCGGCGGCGGACGCGGCCGAGCTGCGCAACCTGCGCGCCAAGGTGCTCGAGCTGGAAGGCGCGCTGGAGGATGCGCGAGGCCAGACCAGCACCGCGGAGACGCGGGTGCAGGAGCTCGAGGCCGAGCTGGAGACGAAGAGCACCGAGCTGGAGACGGCGAAGGCCTCGGTGGGCAAGAACGACTCGGCCACGCTGGCGCTGCGTGAGGCGTCCAACCGGAAGGATCGGGAGATCCTCCGCCTCAAGAGCGAGCTGAACCAGAAGGAGCAGGAGATCGTCGAGCAGCAGGATCGGCTGCTGGCGCTGGAGCAGCAGGCCAACGGGGCCACGGACGAGATCGCGCGGCGGGACGCGGAGCTGAAGACGCTGAAGACGAAGGCGGATCAGCTGATGGCGGAGCGCCGGCGGGTGGAGCAGCAGCTGAATGCGGCGAAGGAAGAGGCGCGTGGCGCCACGGCGCGCGCGACGGCGCTGCAGGCCGAGGTGGAGCAGTACCAGGCGCAGTCGGGCGAGGTGGAGGAGCTGAGGGGGCGGGCGGAGCAGCTGGAGGCGGAGCTGGCGGCGGCGAGGAGCGAGGGCGACAGCTGGCGCGAGGAGCTGGAGGCGGTGAAGGCGCAGGCGGGCCAGGAGGCGGACGAGCTGCGCAAGCGCATCACCGAGATGGAGGAGCAGGTGGCGCGCAACGAGGATCGCGTGGCGCGGCTGTACACGCGCATCAAGTCGGACGAGAAGCTGCGCGAGAAGACGAAGAAGGCGCTGGCCATCGCCACGCAGCTCCTGGAGGAGCAGCCGGCGGCCGAGGACGACGAAGAAGCCGTCGCCTGA